The proteins below come from a single Bombus fervidus isolate BK054 chromosome 15, iyBomFerv1, whole genome shotgun sequence genomic window:
- the LOC139994923 gene encoding sex-lethal homolog isoform X7, with translation MATHEQNERMQGSMNPQAGWSTQQSEPQNSQPATTDQQEPQNQTESQKIEQEFTKMTDQREQQPQPQQQQQQQQQQTKGNEEPRTNLIINYLPQSMTEKDLYSLFVTIGPVESCRVMKDYKTGYSYGFGFVNYAKAEDAATAISTLNGLQVQNKRLKVSFARPSGEEIKETNLYVTNLPRNITESQIDDIFSKYGNIVQKNILKDKLTGLPRGVAFVRFDKREEAQEAIARLHGTIPEGGSEPLSVKIAEEHGKQKAAYYAGWQAGYNQSRDGPKRQY, from the exons GTGGAGTACGCAGCAGTCAGAGCCGCAGAACTCACAGCCAGCAACAACAGATCAACAAGAACCACAGAATCAAACGGAGAGTCAGAAAATAGAACAAGAATTTACCAAAATGACAGATCAACGAGAACAACAACCCCAGCCacaacagcagcaacagcaacaacaacaacaaaccAAAGGCAATGAAGAACCAAGAACGAATTTGATCATCAATTATCTTCCACAGAGTATGACAGAGAAAGATCTTTATAGTTTGTTTGTAACTATCGGACCTGTGGAATCTTGTCGCGTTATGAAAGATTATAAA acaGGATATAGTTATGGTTTCGGCTTTGTTAATTATGCGAAAGCAGAAGATGCAGCCACTGCTATAAGTACTTTAAATGGACTCCAAGTCCAGAATAAAAGGCTAAAAGTGTCTTTTGCACGGCCATCTGGTGAGGAGATTAAAGAAACTAATCTTTATGTAACAAATTTGCCAAG AAATATAACTGAAAGTCAGATTGATGATATATTTAGCAAATACGGGAATATCGTGCAAAAGAACATTTTAAAAGATAAGCTCACTGGATTACCAAGAGGTGTAGCATTCGTGAG ATTCGACAAGCGAGAAGAAGCACAAGAAGCGATCGCACGACTACATGGTACGATACCAGAAGGTGGATCAGAGCCACTTAGCGTAAAAATCGCGGAGGAACACGGAAAACAGAAAGCGGCATACTACGCTGGATGGCAGGCTGGTTACAACCAGAGTCGAG ACGGACCCAAAAGACAGTATTAA
- the LOC139994923 gene encoding sex-lethal homolog isoform X4 → MATHEQNERMQGSMNPQAGWSTQQSEPQNSQPATTDQQEPQNQTESQKIEQEFTKMTDQREQQPQPQQQQQQQQQQTKGNEEPRTNLIINYLPQSMTEKDLYSLFVTIGPVESCRVMKDYKTGYSYGFGFVNYAKAEDAATAISTLNGLQVQNKRLKVSFARPSGEEIKETNLYVTNLPRNITESQIDDIFSKYGNIVQKNILKDKLTGLPRGVAFVRFDKREEAQEAIARLHGTIPEGGSEPLSVKIAEEHGKQKAAYYAGWQAGYNQSRGERLYPTRNKYQRYAHYLY, encoded by the exons GTGGAGTACGCAGCAGTCAGAGCCGCAGAACTCACAGCCAGCAACAACAGATCAACAAGAACCACAGAATCAAACGGAGAGTCAGAAAATAGAACAAGAATTTACCAAAATGACAGATCAACGAGAACAACAACCCCAGCCacaacagcagcaacagcaacaacaacaacaaaccAAAGGCAATGAAGAACCAAGAACGAATTTGATCATCAATTATCTTCCACAGAGTATGACAGAGAAAGATCTTTATAGTTTGTTTGTAACTATCGGACCTGTGGAATCTTGTCGCGTTATGAAAGATTATAAA acaGGATATAGTTATGGTTTCGGCTTTGTTAATTATGCGAAAGCAGAAGATGCAGCCACTGCTATAAGTACTTTAAATGGACTCCAAGTCCAGAATAAAAGGCTAAAAGTGTCTTTTGCACGGCCATCTGGTGAGGAGATTAAAGAAACTAATCTTTATGTAACAAATTTGCCAAG AAATATAACTGAAAGTCAGATTGATGATATATTTAGCAAATACGGGAATATCGTGCAAAAGAACATTTTAAAAGATAAGCTCACTGGATTACCAAGAGGTGTAGCATTCGTGAG ATTCGACAAGCGAGAAGAAGCACAAGAAGCGATCGCACGACTACATGGTACGATACCAGAAGGTGGATCAGAGCCACTTAGCGTAAAAATCGCGGAGGAACACGGAAAACAGAAAGCGGCATACTACGCTGGATGGCAGGCTGGTTACAACCAGAGTCGAG GAGAACGTCTGTACCCAACCAGGAATAAATACCAGCGTTATGCGCATTACctttattaa
- the LOC139994923 gene encoding sex-lethal homolog isoform X5 — protein sequence MATHEQNERMQGSMNPQAGWSTQQSEPQNSQPATTDQQEPQNQTESQKIEQEFTKMTDQREQQPQPQQQQQQQQQQTKGNEEPRTNLIINYLPQSMTEKDLYSLFVTIGPVESCRVMKDYKTGYSYGFGFVNYAKAEDAATAISTLNGLQVQNKRLKVSFARPSGEEIKETNLYVTNLPRNITESQIDDIFSKYGNIVQKNILKDKLTGLPRGVAFVRFDKREEAQEAIARLHGTIPEGGSEPLSVKIAEEHGKQKAAYYAGWQAGYNQSRDMAASKSMYSED from the exons GTGGAGTACGCAGCAGTCAGAGCCGCAGAACTCACAGCCAGCAACAACAGATCAACAAGAACCACAGAATCAAACGGAGAGTCAGAAAATAGAACAAGAATTTACCAAAATGACAGATCAACGAGAACAACAACCCCAGCCacaacagcagcaacagcaacaacaacaacaaaccAAAGGCAATGAAGAACCAAGAACGAATTTGATCATCAATTATCTTCCACAGAGTATGACAGAGAAAGATCTTTATAGTTTGTTTGTAACTATCGGACCTGTGGAATCTTGTCGCGTTATGAAAGATTATAAA acaGGATATAGTTATGGTTTCGGCTTTGTTAATTATGCGAAAGCAGAAGATGCAGCCACTGCTATAAGTACTTTAAATGGACTCCAAGTCCAGAATAAAAGGCTAAAAGTGTCTTTTGCACGGCCATCTGGTGAGGAGATTAAAGAAACTAATCTTTATGTAACAAATTTGCCAAG AAATATAACTGAAAGTCAGATTGATGATATATTTAGCAAATACGGGAATATCGTGCAAAAGAACATTTTAAAAGATAAGCTCACTGGATTACCAAGAGGTGTAGCATTCGTGAG ATTCGACAAGCGAGAAGAAGCACAAGAAGCGATCGCACGACTACATGGTACGATACCAGAAGGTGGATCAGAGCCACTTAGCGTAAAAATCGCGGAGGAACACGGAAAACAGAAAGCGGCATACTACGCTGGATGGCAGGCTGGTTACAACCAGAGTCGAG ATATGGCTGCATCTAAATCAATGTACAGCGAAGATTGA
- the LOC139994923 gene encoding sex-lethal homolog isoform X2, with protein sequence MTDQREQQPQPQQQQQQQQQQTKGNEEPRTNLIINYLPQSMTEKDLYSLFVTIGPVESCRVMKDYKTGYSYGFGFVNYAKAEDAATAISTLNGLQVQNKRLKVSFARPSGEEIKETNLYVTNLPRNITESQIDDIFSKYGNIVQKNILKDKLTGLPRGVAFVRFDKREEAQEAIARLHGTIPEGGSEPLSVKIAEEHGKQKAAYYAGWQAGYNQSRGAGGGLGGGGRGRGIGGPPGMGMGISGGGPGMLGRAGGGFGPRGGPHSSFLGGSGGPGAMRMEKIHPHRFNPIGMGGGYVQSHFW encoded by the exons ATGACAGATCAACGAGAACAACAACCCCAGCCacaacagcagcaacagcaacaacaacaacaaaccAAAGGCAATGAAGAACCAAGAACGAATTTGATCATCAATTATCTTCCACAGAGTATGACAGAGAAAGATCTTTATAGTTTGTTTGTAACTATCGGACCTGTGGAATCTTGTCGCGTTATGAAAGATTATAAA acaGGATATAGTTATGGTTTCGGCTTTGTTAATTATGCGAAAGCAGAAGATGCAGCCACTGCTATAAGTACTTTAAATGGACTCCAAGTCCAGAATAAAAGGCTAAAAGTGTCTTTTGCACGGCCATCTGGTGAGGAGATTAAAGAAACTAATCTTTATGTAACAAATTTGCCAAG AAATATAACTGAAAGTCAGATTGATGATATATTTAGCAAATACGGGAATATCGTGCAAAAGAACATTTTAAAAGATAAGCTCACTGGATTACCAAGAGGTGTAGCATTCGTGAG ATTCGACAAGCGAGAAGAAGCACAAGAAGCGATCGCACGACTACATGGTACGATACCAGAAGGTGGATCAGAGCCACTTAGCGTAAAAATCGCGGAGGAACACGGAAAACAGAAAGCGGCATACTACGCTGGATGGCAGGCTGGTTACAACCAGAGTCGAG GTGCTGGAGGCGGCTTGGGAGGTGGAGGAAGGGGCAGGGGAATTGGTGGACCGCCAGGAATGGGCATGGGTATCAGTGGAGGTGGGCCAGGAATGTTAGGAAGAGCGGGAGGTGGTTTCGGTCCGCGTGGCGGGCCACACAGCAGTTTCCTCGGCGGAAGTGGCGGTCCTGGCGCCATGAGGATGGAAAAAATACACCCACATCGCTTCAATCCTATCGGTATGGGCGGCGGCTACGTGCAGTCCCACTTCTGGTGA
- the LOC139994923 gene encoding sex-lethal homolog isoform X1, which translates to MATHEQNERMQGSMNPQAGWSTQQSEPQNSQPATTDQQEPQNQTESQKIEQEFTKMTDQREQQPQPQQQQQQQQQQTKGNEEPRTNLIINYLPQSMTEKDLYSLFVTIGPVESCRVMKDYKTGYSYGFGFVNYAKAEDAATAISTLNGLQVQNKRLKVSFARPSGEEIKETNLYVTNLPRNITESQIDDIFSKYGNIVQKNILKDKLTGLPRGVAFVRFDKREEAQEAIARLHGTIPEGGSEPLSVKIAEEHGKQKAAYYAGWQAGYNQSRGAGGGLGGGGRGRGIGGPPGMGMGISGGGPGMLGRAGGGFGPRGGPHSSFLGGSGGPGAMRMEKIHPHRFNPIGMGGGYVQSHFW; encoded by the exons GTGGAGTACGCAGCAGTCAGAGCCGCAGAACTCACAGCCAGCAACAACAGATCAACAAGAACCACAGAATCAAACGGAGAGTCAGAAAATAGAACAAGAATTTACCAAAATGACAGATCAACGAGAACAACAACCCCAGCCacaacagcagcaacagcaacaacaacaacaaaccAAAGGCAATGAAGAACCAAGAACGAATTTGATCATCAATTATCTTCCACAGAGTATGACAGAGAAAGATCTTTATAGTTTGTTTGTAACTATCGGACCTGTGGAATCTTGTCGCGTTATGAAAGATTATAAA acaGGATATAGTTATGGTTTCGGCTTTGTTAATTATGCGAAAGCAGAAGATGCAGCCACTGCTATAAGTACTTTAAATGGACTCCAAGTCCAGAATAAAAGGCTAAAAGTGTCTTTTGCACGGCCATCTGGTGAGGAGATTAAAGAAACTAATCTTTATGTAACAAATTTGCCAAG AAATATAACTGAAAGTCAGATTGATGATATATTTAGCAAATACGGGAATATCGTGCAAAAGAACATTTTAAAAGATAAGCTCACTGGATTACCAAGAGGTGTAGCATTCGTGAG ATTCGACAAGCGAGAAGAAGCACAAGAAGCGATCGCACGACTACATGGTACGATACCAGAAGGTGGATCAGAGCCACTTAGCGTAAAAATCGCGGAGGAACACGGAAAACAGAAAGCGGCATACTACGCTGGATGGCAGGCTGGTTACAACCAGAGTCGAG GTGCTGGAGGCGGCTTGGGAGGTGGAGGAAGGGGCAGGGGAATTGGTGGACCGCCAGGAATGGGCATGGGTATCAGTGGAGGTGGGCCAGGAATGTTAGGAAGAGCGGGAGGTGGTTTCGGTCCGCGTGGCGGGCCACACAGCAGTTTCCTCGGCGGAAGTGGCGGTCCTGGCGCCATGAGGATGGAAAAAATACACCCACATCGCTTCAATCCTATCGGTATGGGCGGCGGCTACGTGCAGTCCCACTTCTGGTGA
- the LOC139994923 gene encoding sex-lethal homolog isoform X8 gives MATHEQNERMQGSMNPQAGWSTQQSEPQNSQPATTDQQEPQNQTESQKIEQEFTKMTDQREQQPQPQQQQQQQQQQTKGNEEPRTNLIINYLPQSMTEKDLYSLFVTIGPVESCRVMKDYKTGYSYGFGFVNYAKAEDAATAISTLNGLQVQNKRLKVSFARPSGEEIKETNLYVTNLPRNITESQIDDIFSKYGNIVQKNILKDKLTGLPRGVAFVRFDKREEAQEAIARLHGTIPEGGSEPLSVKIAEEHGKQKAAYYAGWQAGYNQSRVHSAHL, from the exons GTGGAGTACGCAGCAGTCAGAGCCGCAGAACTCACAGCCAGCAACAACAGATCAACAAGAACCACAGAATCAAACGGAGAGTCAGAAAATAGAACAAGAATTTACCAAAATGACAGATCAACGAGAACAACAACCCCAGCCacaacagcagcaacagcaacaacaacaacaaaccAAAGGCAATGAAGAACCAAGAACGAATTTGATCATCAATTATCTTCCACAGAGTATGACAGAGAAAGATCTTTATAGTTTGTTTGTAACTATCGGACCTGTGGAATCTTGTCGCGTTATGAAAGATTATAAA acaGGATATAGTTATGGTTTCGGCTTTGTTAATTATGCGAAAGCAGAAGATGCAGCCACTGCTATAAGTACTTTAAATGGACTCCAAGTCCAGAATAAAAGGCTAAAAGTGTCTTTTGCACGGCCATCTGGTGAGGAGATTAAAGAAACTAATCTTTATGTAACAAATTTGCCAAG AAATATAACTGAAAGTCAGATTGATGATATATTTAGCAAATACGGGAATATCGTGCAAAAGAACATTTTAAAAGATAAGCTCACTGGATTACCAAGAGGTGTAGCATTCGTGAG ATTCGACAAGCGAGAAGAAGCACAAGAAGCGATCGCACGACTACATGGTACGATACCAGAAGGTGGATCAGAGCCACTTAGCGTAAAAATCGCGGAGGAACACGGAAAACAGAAAGCGGCATACTACGCTGGATGGCAGGCTGGTTACAACCAGAGTCGAG TTCACTCTGCGCACCTGTAA
- the LOC139994923 gene encoding sex-lethal homolog isoform X3 has translation MATHEQNERMQGSMNPQAGWSTQQSEPQNSQPATTDQQEPQNQTESQKIEQEFTKMTDQREQQPQPQQQQQQQQQQTKGNEEPRTNLIINYLPQSMTEKDLYSLFVTIGPVESCRVMKDYKTGYSYGFGFVNYAKAEDAATAISTLNGLQVQNKRLKVSFARPSGEEIKETNLYVTNLPRNITESQIDDIFSKYGNIVQKNILKDKLTGLPRGVAFVRFDKREEAQEAIARLHGTIPEGGSEPLSVKIAEEHGKQKAAYYAGWQAGYNQSRVADAAVTMLILPHRFSNLFKPCCGASS, from the exons GTGGAGTACGCAGCAGTCAGAGCCGCAGAACTCACAGCCAGCAACAACAGATCAACAAGAACCACAGAATCAAACGGAGAGTCAGAAAATAGAACAAGAATTTACCAAAATGACAGATCAACGAGAACAACAACCCCAGCCacaacagcagcaacagcaacaacaacaacaaaccAAAGGCAATGAAGAACCAAGAACGAATTTGATCATCAATTATCTTCCACAGAGTATGACAGAGAAAGATCTTTATAGTTTGTTTGTAACTATCGGACCTGTGGAATCTTGTCGCGTTATGAAAGATTATAAA acaGGATATAGTTATGGTTTCGGCTTTGTTAATTATGCGAAAGCAGAAGATGCAGCCACTGCTATAAGTACTTTAAATGGACTCCAAGTCCAGAATAAAAGGCTAAAAGTGTCTTTTGCACGGCCATCTGGTGAGGAGATTAAAGAAACTAATCTTTATGTAACAAATTTGCCAAG AAATATAACTGAAAGTCAGATTGATGATATATTTAGCAAATACGGGAATATCGTGCAAAAGAACATTTTAAAAGATAAGCTCACTGGATTACCAAGAGGTGTAGCATTCGTGAG ATTCGACAAGCGAGAAGAAGCACAAGAAGCGATCGCACGACTACATGGTACGATACCAGAAGGTGGATCAGAGCCACTTAGCGTAAAAATCGCGGAGGAACACGGAAAACAGAAAGCGGCATACTACGCTGGATGGCAGGCTGGTTACAACCAGAGTCGAG TTGCCGATGCTGCTGTTACTATGTTGATTTTGCCTCATCGTTTCTCAAATTTGTTCAAACCATGCTGTGGAGCATCATCCTAg
- the LOC139994923 gene encoding sex-lethal homolog isoform X6, which yields MATHEQNERMQGSMNPQAGWSTQQSEPQNSQPATTDQQEPQNQTESQKIEQEFTKMTDQREQQPQPQQQQQQQQQQTKGNEEPRTNLIINYLPQSMTEKDLYSLFVTIGPVESCRVMKDYKTGYSYGFGFVNYAKAEDAATAISTLNGLQVQNKRLKVSFARPSGEEIKETNLYVTNLPRNITESQIDDIFSKYGNIVQKNILKDKLTGLPRGVAFVRFDKREEAQEAIARLHGTIPEGGSEPLSVKIAEEHGKQKAAYYAGWQAGYNQSRGQICILAFYESY from the exons GTGGAGTACGCAGCAGTCAGAGCCGCAGAACTCACAGCCAGCAACAACAGATCAACAAGAACCACAGAATCAAACGGAGAGTCAGAAAATAGAACAAGAATTTACCAAAATGACAGATCAACGAGAACAACAACCCCAGCCacaacagcagcaacagcaacaacaacaacaaaccAAAGGCAATGAAGAACCAAGAACGAATTTGATCATCAATTATCTTCCACAGAGTATGACAGAGAAAGATCTTTATAGTTTGTTTGTAACTATCGGACCTGTGGAATCTTGTCGCGTTATGAAAGATTATAAA acaGGATATAGTTATGGTTTCGGCTTTGTTAATTATGCGAAAGCAGAAGATGCAGCCACTGCTATAAGTACTTTAAATGGACTCCAAGTCCAGAATAAAAGGCTAAAAGTGTCTTTTGCACGGCCATCTGGTGAGGAGATTAAAGAAACTAATCTTTATGTAACAAATTTGCCAAG AAATATAACTGAAAGTCAGATTGATGATATATTTAGCAAATACGGGAATATCGTGCAAAAGAACATTTTAAAAGATAAGCTCACTGGATTACCAAGAGGTGTAGCATTCGTGAG ATTCGACAAGCGAGAAGAAGCACAAGAAGCGATCGCACGACTACATGGTACGATACCAGAAGGTGGATCAGAGCCACTTAGCGTAAAAATCGCGGAGGAACACGGAAAACAGAAAGCGGCATACTACGCTGGATGGCAGGCTGGTTACAACCAGAGTCGAG GTCAGATCTGCATTTTGGCTTTCTATGAATCTTACTAA